The proteins below are encoded in one region of Streptomyces cyanogenus:
- a CDS encoding ABC transporter substrate-binding protein — translation MLDSPPGDGQRLVLPAGFDEIVRVIDRYVADRRAGLPRLKRSRASRMPALLLAREPDGDTAAGAAEPDPGLTALVLEYGQRLVSSAGNGTTRHLVSLAPHAVVDDVRPPRGGAREDVAAGPHVLLLADVARQLSASMPERAGALRLPEFNTCLAVLRADIPPGDADEERRALRHLLRERAAGRFEPTDRSGQLNQAVDGKWGTVLQLLAVLPGWLRSLAYGMRLDRRHPWMGRMLGQTGRSFLDAAAELRAAHQHTLAQDAARTPHPEAASLAARDEAVVRQVLLTALIRDLARAARPRVWSRLRPRRGWAFVLLLPTVGGEGSACRKFLDTYAAVVRDTGSSPLLVLGAATDQLPSYAAAPPRRSVPAQGGDPDAHRAGRAAAALFAAAVAGRAADAVHVLPLPRTPDDGTAAERLARHRAVRSRPARRLDWVRPVAAVTAAAVLCAGGFALYRELMAVFFPEPSALTASCRQVPSGEIVGLTDGIDGCDLAHGLYAPDFRDLVRTLGRQNARVDLDRPYRTVVFFAPLSVGSESKRTVPTGFQMLRGALLAQRQVNDRHMKSQVPVRLLVANAGEYFLYGSHGGLNKTNRSDVDVAQMINERADEDHIAAVIGLAQSRPESQQAAIELGTRGIAVLGTGVSGQRMVEGDAPVSYFQLSPPDARTAAVMAAFARHSPRLRAFAEPSPGHSGPAAVVVFDPRDEYFSADLAHRFDADYRSTGPVHLVPYGEMEDGRRTRAVADTVCKLVHRTNGFVLYAGRSSVMEDLFPYMQHDRECRARRGRVAVLAQSPAPDLVLHPKTMAQQYGALALFYHQSSLPDPDGPFTKSFRAAFGLSAENDAGAGYDAVNILAVAMDAIFTTDRSFSPSALVTYLQDPGVREYVGESGVITLDGGHNYPPNKEIHIREITAEGTRVTDLTCGMLADGARSVTRWGPGGRFDCPVDDAS, via the coding sequence GTGCTGGATTCACCACCTGGGGACGGGCAACGGCTCGTCCTGCCCGCCGGTTTCGACGAGATCGTCCGGGTGATCGACCGGTACGTCGCCGACCGGCGGGCAGGCCTGCCGCGTCTGAAACGGTCCCGCGCATCCCGCATGCCGGCCCTGTTGCTGGCCCGCGAGCCGGACGGCGACACGGCCGCGGGCGCCGCCGAGCCGGATCCGGGGCTCACCGCACTGGTGCTGGAGTACGGGCAGCGCCTGGTGTCCTCCGCGGGGAACGGGACGACACGGCATCTGGTCAGCCTCGCGCCGCACGCGGTGGTCGACGACGTGCGGCCGCCGCGGGGCGGCGCGCGAGAGGACGTCGCCGCCGGACCGCACGTGCTGCTGCTGGCCGATGTGGCGCGACAGCTGAGCGCCTCCATGCCGGAGAGGGCCGGGGCCCTGCGGCTGCCCGAGTTCAACACGTGCCTGGCGGTGCTGCGCGCCGACATTCCGCCCGGGGACGCGGACGAGGAGCGGCGGGCCCTGCGGCACCTGCTCCGGGAGAGGGCGGCCGGCCGGTTCGAACCGACCGACCGCAGCGGGCAGCTCAACCAGGCCGTGGACGGAAAGTGGGGCACGGTCCTGCAGTTGCTGGCCGTCCTGCCCGGCTGGCTGCGGAGCCTGGCGTACGGCATGCGCCTCGACCGACGGCATCCGTGGATGGGCCGCATGCTGGGCCAGACCGGCCGGAGCTTCCTCGACGCGGCGGCGGAGCTCCGTGCGGCCCACCAGCACACCCTGGCCCAGGACGCGGCGCGGACCCCGCACCCGGAGGCGGCCTCCCTGGCCGCCCGCGACGAGGCGGTGGTCCGCCAGGTCCTCCTGACCGCGCTGATCCGTGACCTGGCCAGGGCAGCCAGGCCCCGGGTGTGGAGCCGCCTGCGCCCACGACGCGGATGGGCCTTCGTACTGCTCCTGCCCACCGTGGGCGGCGAGGGATCGGCCTGCCGCAAGTTCCTCGACACGTACGCCGCCGTCGTGCGCGACACCGGGTCCAGTCCGCTGCTGGTGCTGGGTGCCGCCACCGACCAGCTCCCCTCCTACGCCGCCGCTCCGCCGCGCCGGAGCGTGCCGGCCCAGGGCGGCGACCCCGACGCCCACCGGGCCGGCCGGGCGGCGGCCGCACTGTTCGCGGCGGCGGTCGCCGGCCGGGCCGCCGACGCCGTGCACGTGCTGCCCCTGCCGCGGACCCCGGACGACGGCACCGCGGCGGAACGGCTGGCCCGGCACCGCGCCGTACGCTCCCGTCCCGCTCGCCGCCTCGACTGGGTGCGTCCGGTGGCCGCCGTCACCGCCGCGGCGGTGCTGTGCGCCGGCGGGTTCGCCCTGTACCGGGAGCTGATGGCGGTCTTCTTCCCCGAACCCTCCGCCCTCACCGCATCCTGCCGGCAGGTGCCGTCCGGGGAGATCGTCGGCCTCACCGACGGCATCGACGGCTGCGATCTCGCCCATGGTCTGTACGCGCCGGACTTCAGGGACCTGGTGCGGACCCTCGGCCGCCAGAACGCGCGGGTGGACCTGGACCGGCCGTACCGCACCGTCGTCTTCTTCGCACCCCTGAGCGTCGGCTCGGAGTCGAAGCGCACCGTGCCCACCGGCTTCCAGATGCTGCGCGGCGCACTGCTCGCCCAGCGACAGGTCAACGACCGTCACATGAAGTCCCAGGTGCCCGTCCGGCTGCTCGTCGCCAACGCGGGCGAGTACTTCCTCTACGGCTCACACGGCGGCCTCAACAAGACCAACCGAAGCGATGTGGACGTCGCCCAGATGATCAACGAGCGGGCGGACGAGGACCACATCGCGGCCGTCATCGGCCTCGCCCAGAGCCGTCCGGAGTCCCAGCAGGCCGCGATCGAACTGGGCACCCGGGGCATCGCCGTCCTCGGGACCGGTGTCTCCGGCCAGCGCATGGTCGAGGGCGACGCGCCCGTGTCGTACTTCCAGCTCTCCCCGCCCGACGCGCGCACCGCCGCGGTCATGGCCGCCTTCGCCCGCCACTCGCCCCGGCTGCGGGCCTTCGCGGAGCCGTCCCCCGGCCACTCGGGTCCGGCCGCCGTCGTCGTCTTCGACCCCCGCGACGAGTACTTCAGCGCCGACCTCGCCCACCGCTTCGACGCCGACTACCGGTCGACCGGTCCCGTGCACCTCGTGCCGTACGGCGAGATGGAGGACGGCCGCCGCACGCGCGCCGTCGCCGACACCGTCTGCAAGCTGGTCCACCGCACCAACGGCTTCGTCCTCTACGCGGGCCGCTCCAGCGTCATGGAGGACCTGTTCCCCTACATGCAGCACGACCGGGAGTGCCGCGCCCGCCGGGGCCGCGTCGCGGTGCTGGCGCAGAGCCCCGCCCCGGACCTGGTCCTGCATCCGAAGACGATGGCGCAGCAGTACGGCGCGCTGGCGCTCTTCTACCACCAGTCGAGCCTGCCGGACCCCGACGGGCCGTTCACCAAGTCCTTCCGTGCGGCGTTCGGGCTGTCCGCCGAGAACGACGCCGGGGCCGGTTACGACGCCGTCAACATCCTCGCCGTGGCCATGGACGCCATCTTCACCACGGACCGCTCCTTCTCGCCCAGCGCGCTCGTCACCTACCTGCAGGATCCCGGCGTCCGCGAGTACGTCGGGGAATCCGGGGTCATCACACTCGACGGCGGCCACAACTACCCCCCGAACAAGGAGATCCACATCCGCGAGATCACCGCCGAGGGCACCCGGGTCACGGATCTGACCTGCGGCATGCTCGCCGACGGCGCGCGATCCGTCACCCGGTGGGGTCCCGGCGGACGCTTCGACTGCCCGGTGGACGACGCCTCCTGA